Proteins from one Lacrimispora sphenoides genomic window:
- a CDS encoding restriction endonuclease FokI C-terminal domain-containing protein, whose product MADRTFGWVQEAYTLDNLKNVVSAFVPDSKINRILRMDKIPRLISEKDGRDEFIRELSGEEITIPYTHLKGKGTPVGYTRSNAPCSGIIQAVLPGQRKEYQSDWPADSFLRWAVSIGFLHYSRNDDVCSLSPLGRQYAEAAAGSEEEAGALKTALLSYPPVCRVLSLLGEEGHLTKFEIGARLGFIGEAGFTSIPQYMILQGLTEAETREERTKLLQDTEGTSDKYVRTICSWLFQMGWINKVPKEVTVSIGGLTCTGTIPQSYQLTLKGRTILKHVTGVSRFSRIPKRVMWDMLATKVADREYLRNRRTHIIKFLEGAYRSPLQVKEYLKGMGMEEAEETILDDLRSFENIGLHVKKTGNTYRIMEEITGLELPSKSQGPVPVKSEVSLCKDYLRSHLNHVDHKYLLLLDLGFDGTSDRDYEIQTAQLLTGELNFKGARLGDTRKPDVCVYYGEDGLIIDNKAYGKGYSLPIKQADEMYRYIEENKERNEKLNPNKWWEIFDKDVIHYHFAFVSGAFTGGFRERLENIRMRSGIYGAAVNSMNLLLMAEELKSGRLGYKECFKIFDCNDEIVLQRS is encoded by the coding sequence GTGGCAGATCGGACATTTGGCTGGGTACAGGAGGCCTATACCCTGGATAACTTAAAAAATGTGGTATCCGCGTTCGTGCCGGATTCAAAGATCAACAGGATCCTGCGCATGGACAAAATACCCAGACTCATATCGGAAAAAGACGGGAGAGATGAGTTTATACGGGAATTAAGCGGCGAGGAGATTACCATTCCTTATACCCATTTAAAGGGAAAGGGGACACCTGTTGGTTATACAAGGAGCAATGCCCCCTGTTCCGGGATCATTCAGGCAGTTCTGCCAGGACAGCGGAAGGAATACCAAAGCGACTGGCCTGCAGATTCCTTTCTAAGATGGGCGGTAAGCATTGGTTTTCTCCATTACAGCCGGAACGATGATGTCTGTTCCCTGTCCCCGCTGGGGCGGCAATATGCGGAGGCAGCCGCAGGAAGCGAGGAAGAAGCCGGCGCATTAAAGACCGCACTGCTTTCCTATCCGCCCGTATGCCGGGTGCTGTCCCTGTTAGGAGAAGAAGGGCATCTGACAAAGTTTGAGATAGGAGCAAGACTTGGCTTCATCGGGGAGGCAGGCTTTACCTCCATTCCCCAGTACATGATCCTGCAGGGACTGACGGAAGCAGAAACCAGGGAAGAGAGGACAAAGCTTCTTCAGGATACGGAAGGAACCAGCGATAAATACGTCCGGACTATTTGCAGCTGGCTTTTTCAGATGGGCTGGATCAATAAGGTGCCAAAAGAGGTAACCGTTTCCATTGGGGGCCTGACCTGCACCGGAACCATTCCACAGTCTTATCAGCTGACGTTAAAGGGAAGGACCATATTAAAACATGTCACAGGGGTTTCAAGATTTTCCAGGATTCCCAAACGGGTGATGTGGGATATGCTGGCTACCAAGGTAGCTGACCGGGAATATTTACGCAACCGGAGGACCCATATCATAAAATTCCTGGAAGGAGCCTACCGCTCCCCTTTGCAGGTAAAGGAGTATTTAAAAGGCATGGGTATGGAAGAGGCAGAGGAGACGATTCTCGATGACCTCCGAAGCTTTGAAAATATTGGGCTTCATGTGAAAAAGACAGGAAATACCTATCGGATCATGGAGGAGATAACCGGTCTTGAACTGCCTTCTAAGAGCCAGGGACCGGTACCGGTAAAATCAGAGGTGTCCCTGTGCAAGGATTATTTAAGATCCCATTTGAACCATGTGGATCATAAGTATCTGCTTCTTTTAGATTTAGGATTTGACGGCACTTCTGACCGGGATTATGAGATACAGACTGCCCAGCTTCTGACTGGGGAACTTAACTTTAAGGGAGCCAGGCTTGGCGATACCAGAAAGCCGGATGTGTGCGTATATTATGGAGAAGATGGGCTGATCATTGATAATAAGGCTTATGGAAAGGGGTATTCCCTTCCGATTAAGCAGGCTGATGAGATGTACCGTTATATAGAGGAAAATAAGGAACGGAATGAGAAGCTTAATCCAAATAAGTGGTGGGAGATTTTTGACAAAGATGTGATTCATTATCACTTTGCATTTGTTTCCGGGGCCTTTACCGGCGGATTTAGGGAAAGGCTTGAGAACATCCGGATGCGTTCCGGGATTTACGGAGCCGCAGTCAATTCCATGAATCTTCTTTTGATGGCAGAAGAACTGAAGTCCGGAAGACTGGGTTACAAAGAATGTTTTAAGATTTTTGACTGCAATGATGAGATTGTGTTACAACGTTCTTAG
- a CDS encoding Crp/Fnr family transcriptional regulator, whose translation MVLGEYLPFWNKLTEKQRMLLKEKAREARFEKGMLVHGGADGCSGLLLVTAGQLRVFMLSDEGRELTLYRLLERDICLFSGPCMVKNIQFDVTVEAEQDSVVSVIPPEVYKTLMEQSAVVSNFTNELMASRFSDVMWLMDQVLNKKMDGRLAAFLLEEGRLNGSSELSITHEQIAHHLGTAREVVTRLLRLFQADHLVKLTRGNVELLNEEGLELLAANSLR comes from the coding sequence ATGGTGTTGGGAGAATACCTTCCTTTCTGGAATAAGCTGACAGAGAAACAGAGAATGCTCTTAAAAGAAAAGGCCAGGGAAGCAAGGTTTGAAAAGGGTATGCTGGTCCATGGCGGTGCTGATGGCTGCAGCGGGCTTTTGCTTGTGACCGCTGGGCAGCTAAGGGTTTTTATGTTATCGGATGAGGGGCGTGAGCTGACGCTTTACCGTCTGCTTGAGCGGGATATCTGCCTTTTTTCCGGTCCCTGTATGGTTAAAAACATCCAATTCGATGTGACGGTGGAAGCGGAGCAGGATTCCGTGGTTTCTGTGATCCCGCCGGAAGTTTATAAGACGCTGATGGAGCAGTCGGCAGTTGTATCCAATTTTACCAATGAACTGATGGCTTCCCGTTTTTCCGATGTCATGTGGCTGATGGATCAGGTCTTAAATAAGAAAATGGATGGCCGCCTGGCCGCCTTTCTTTTAGAAGAGGGAAGGCTTAACGGTTCCAGTGAGCTTTCCATTACCCATGAGCAGATTGCCCATCACCTGGGGACTGCAAGAGAAGTGGTTACCCGGCTCTTACGGCTGTTCCAGGCAGATCATCTGGTAAAGCTCACCAGGGGAAACGTGGAGCTGCTGAATGAAGAGGGTCTGGAGCTGCTTGCTGCAAACAGCCTGCGGTAG
- a CDS encoding SulP family inorganic anion transporter yields the protein MKDFIPQFFLSMKYYTREQFVKDVISGIIVAIIALPLSIALALASGVTPEQGLYTAIVAGLVISFLGGSKVQIAGPTAAFASIVAGIVLKNGLDGLAAATVMAGVLLVIMGFLRLGSLIRFIPYTITTGFTAGIAVTIFIGQIKDFLGLTFEKAPVETMEKLEQVVRTIGTFNPMALAVGMIALAILIIWPRYFKKVPPSLIAVILTAVLVKVLDLPVHTIGDLYTISPSLPTFHIPRLSFAMMGKVMPDAVTIAVLAAIESLLSCVVADGMIGSRHNSNMELIAQGVGNTFSALFGGIPATGAIARTAANVKNGGRTPVAGMVHAVLLLLILIFLMPYAALIPMPAIAAILFMVAYNMSEWREFVSIVKTSPKSDWSVLLVSFVLTVVFDLVMAIGVGLVIASLLFMKRMADVAEVNGWKYLEDEEDHDGDRIDLKPVPGHVAVFEINGPMFFGAADKISKVVLEDGKRVLILRMRSVPAMDTTALKSLKKLYNNLKRKNVTLVLSHVNEQPMSMMERAGFVEDMGRENIAGCIDDALMRASVL from the coding sequence ATGAAGGATTTTATCCCACAGTTTTTTTTATCAATGAAGTATTACACAAGGGAGCAGTTCGTAAAGGATGTCATTTCAGGGATCATCGTGGCGATCATTGCTCTGCCCCTTTCCATCGCCCTTGCCCTGGCTTCCGGTGTGACGCCGGAGCAAGGGCTTTATACAGCCATTGTTGCGGGCTTAGTGATCTCTTTTTTAGGCGGCAGCAAGGTGCAGATCGCAGGGCCTACGGCAGCATTTGCATCCATTGTAGCCGGAATCGTATTAAAGAACGGGCTTGACGGCCTGGCTGCGGCAACCGTTATGGCCGGGGTTCTCCTTGTGATCATGGGGTTTTTACGGCTGGGAAGCCTGATACGTTTTATTCCGTATACCATTACAACCGGGTTCACCGCTGGCATTGCGGTGACCATTTTTATCGGCCAGATAAAGGATTTCCTTGGTCTTACCTTTGAAAAGGCACCGGTGGAGACTATGGAAAAGCTGGAGCAGGTGGTACGCACCATCGGAACCTTTAATCCAATGGCGCTGGCGGTAGGAATGATTGCCCTTGCCATACTTATCATCTGGCCGAGATATTTTAAAAAGGTCCCCCCATCCTTGATTGCAGTTATTTTGACTGCTGTTTTGGTAAAAGTACTGGATCTTCCGGTACATACGATTGGGGATCTGTATACCATCTCCCCCAGCCTTCCGACTTTTCATATTCCCAGGCTGTCCTTTGCCATGATGGGAAAGGTCATGCCCGATGCAGTGACCATTGCGGTATTAGCTGCCATTGAATCATTGCTGTCCTGCGTTGTGGCTGACGGCATGATAGGCAGCAGGCACAATTCCAACATGGAGCTGATCGCCCAGGGTGTTGGAAATACCTTCTCCGCCCTGTTTGGAGGAATCCCTGCGACTGGCGCCATTGCACGGACAGCAGCCAACGTTAAAAACGGGGGAAGGACTCCTGTGGCCGGAATGGTTCACGCGGTTCTTCTGCTGTTGATCCTCATATTCCTCATGCCCTATGCAGCCCTTATCCCTATGCCGGCCATTGCAGCGATTCTGTTTATGGTTGCTTACAATATGAGCGAGTGGAGAGAGTTTGTTTCCATTGTAAAAACCTCCCCCAAAAGCGATTGGTCGGTACTTTTGGTATCCTTTGTCCTGACTGTGGTATTTGATCTGGTTATGGCCATAGGCGTTGGCCTGGTCATCGCATCTTTGCTGTTCATGAAGCGGATGGCAGATGTGGCCGAGGTAAATGGCTGGAAGTATCTGGAGGATGAAGAGGATCATGATGGGGACCGAATTGACTTAAAGCCGGTTCCGGGGCATGTAGCCGTTTTTGAAATCAATGGCCCGATGTTCTTTGGAGCCGCCGATAAGATATCAAAGGTGGTCTTAGAAGATGGTAAGAGAGTGCTGATCCTTCGCATGCGGAGCGTTCCGGCCATGGATACAACTGCATTAAAAAGTTTAAAAAAGCTTTACAATAACTTAAAAAGAAAAAACGTCACACTGGTATTATCCCATGTAAACGAGCAGCCTATGTCAATGATGGAACGGGCGGGATTTGTAGAAGATATGGGAAGAGAGAATATTGCGGGCTGTATTGATGACGCTTTAATGCGTGCCTCCGTTTTATAA
- a CDS encoding YezD family protein, with protein sequence MIPISYSNASDQEKEYIRLIHEMASHVKYGSITITIQDGKIVQIEKIEKIRLKD encoded by the coding sequence GTGATTCCGATATCCTATTCAAATGCTTCTGATCAAGAAAAAGAATATATCAGGCTGATCCATGAAATGGCCAGCCACGTAAAGTATGGTTCCATCACCATCACCATTCAGGATGGAAAGATCGTACAGATCGAAAAAATAGAAAAAATAAGATTAAAGGACTGA
- a CDS encoding NifB/NifX family molybdenum-iron cluster-binding protein produces the protein MKYKIAVASTDGKVINQHFGRAEVFYIVEADSGGMTFTYEESRKTVPVCRGQEHDESQLKAVAAMLKDCDYILVSRIGAGARAALDQNNIEAFELPGYIEDSIRKLLAYIEVQKSLCGL, from the coding sequence GTGAAATATAAGATTGCAGTGGCATCAACCGATGGAAAAGTGATCAACCAGCATTTCGGAAGGGCCGAGGTCTTTTACATCGTGGAGGCTGACAGCGGGGGTATGACATTCACCTATGAGGAAAGCCGGAAAACAGTTCCCGTATGCAGGGGACAGGAGCATGATGAATCACAGTTAAAAGCTGTGGCAGCCATGCTGAAGGATTGTGATTATATTCTGGTCAGCCGGATTGGAGCCGGTGCAAGGGCTGCACTGGATCAAAACAACATAGAGGCCTTTGAACTGCCGGGATATATTGAGGATTCCATCCGGAAACTTCTAGCTTATATTGAGGTACAGAAAAGCTTATGCGGGCTATAG
- a CDS encoding radical SAM protein, producing MANTYQNLQKSHPCFGGNKNNVGRIHLPVSPGCNISCKFCDRRINDEEERPGVTSKVLTPSQALEVLDKALTLCPEITVAGIAGPGDTLATDYALETFCLVKEHHPELIKCMSTNGLLLYERADEIIEIGVESVTVTVNAVDPEIEEKLNRWILYHGRIYEGVQAAEILIENQLKGIKKIADSGITVKVNTVLVPNINGAHIEDIAKAVKEAGACIYNIIPLIPQSELSHETAPVCQEIDEARTMAGKHIDVFRHCQHCRADAVGMLWGTDFGDMIYQRRIAGSDTFSHG from the coding sequence ATGGCAAATACATATCAAAACCTGCAAAAGTCACACCCATGCTTTGGAGGAAATAAAAATAACGTGGGCCGGATCCATCTTCCGGTGAGCCCCGGCTGCAATATTTCCTGTAAGTTTTGCGACAGAAGGATCAATGACGAGGAGGAAAGGCCTGGAGTGACCTCTAAGGTGCTCACTCCTTCACAGGCGCTGGAAGTTCTTGACAAGGCTCTTACCCTTTGCCCGGAGATTACAGTTGCAGGCATTGCAGGGCCAGGCGATACCCTGGCTACAGATTATGCACTGGAAACCTTCTGTCTGGTAAAGGAACACCATCCGGAACTGATCAAATGTATGAGCACCAACGGCCTCCTTCTCTATGAGCGGGCGGATGAGATCATTGAAATTGGAGTGGAATCCGTGACCGTTACGGTAAATGCGGTGGATCCTGAAATCGAGGAAAAACTGAACCGGTGGATCCTGTATCATGGGCGTATTTATGAGGGAGTCCAGGCAGCTGAGATCCTGATAGAAAACCAGTTAAAGGGCATCAAAAAGATAGCGGATTCGGGGATCACGGTAAAGGTGAACACCGTGTTGGTACCAAACATAAACGGAGCGCACATTGAGGATATTGCAAAGGCTGTAAAAGAGGCAGGAGCATGTATCTACAACATTATCCCACTGATCCCTCAATCGGAACTTTCCCATGAAACGGCCCCCGTTTGCCAGGAGATCGACGAGGCCAGAACTATGGCAGGAAAGCATATTGATGTTTTCCGCCATTGCCAGCACTGCCGCGCCGATGCAGTGGGCATGCTTTGGGGAACAGATTTTGGAGATATGATATACCAGAGAAGGATCGCAGGAAGCGATACCTTTTCCCACGGATGA